One Drechmeria coniospora strain ARSEF 6962 chromosome 01, whole genome shotgun sequence genomic region harbors:
- a CDS encoding methylenetetrahydrofolate dehydrogenase, protein MASQDVPKTCKVITADTIAKGLLAEVKETLARVQVPNGAEPTLAAFLANGDPAAVKYAEWSKKTCEENGFKFDLRTVDKESLEEEIMRANEDDDIDGTIVYYPVFPQNPIHDKYVQETVDLSKDVEGMRHMHLHNMYHNVRFLDAPENKKKSILPCTPLAVVKILEHLQIYNLILAPGNRLFGKTITVINRSEVNGRPLAALLANDGATVYSVDVTGVQLFTRGQGIKHPRHQVEDKEGWGLEECLPLSDVVIGGVPAESFKVPTELIRDGAVCINFSSHKNFDGPAIKEKASIYVPSVGKVTIAVLLRNLVRLIANRPSKDGTAEGVIQAKSEAFVDDYA, encoded by the exons ATGGCTTCGCAAGACGTCCCCAAGACCTGCAAGGTCATCACCGCAGACACCATCGCCAAGGGTCTCCTGGCCGAGGTCAAGGAAACGCTGGCCAGGGTCCAGGTTCCAaacggcgccgagccgacgctcgccgccttcctcgccaacGGAGATCCGGCCGCGGTCAAGTACGCCGAGTGGTCCAAGAAGACGTGCGAGGAGAA cGGCTTCAAGTTTGACCTCCGCACCGTCGACAAGGAGTccctcgaggaggagatcATGCGGGccaacgaggacgacgacatcgacggcaccatcgtcTACTATCCCGTCTTCCCCCAAAACCCCATCCACGACAAGTACGTGCAGGAAACGGTGGACCTGTCcaaggacgtcgagggcATGCGCCACATGCACCTCCACAACATGTACCACAACgtccgcttcctcgacgcgcCCGAGAACAAGAAGAAGTCGATACTGCCCTGCAcgccgctcgccgtcgtcaagatTCTCGAGCACCTGCAGATCTACAACCTCATCCTCGCGCCCGGCAACCGGCTCTTCGGCAAGACCATCACCGTCATCAACCGGTCCGAGGTCAACGGccggccgctcgccgccctgctggccaacgacggcgccaCCGTCTACTCGGTCGACGTCACCGGCGTCCAGCTCTTCACCCGCGGCCAGGGCATCAAGCACCCGCGCCACCAGgtcgaggacaaggagggcTGGGGCCTCGAGGAATGCCTGCCCCTGagcgacgtcgtcatcggcggcgtgccggccgagtccttcaaggtgccgaccgagctCATCCGAGACGGCGCCGTCTGCATCAACTTTTCGTCGCACAAGAACTTTGACGGCCCGGCCATCAAGGAGAAGGCATCCATCTACGTGCCGTCGGTCGGCAAGGTCACCATCGCCGTGCTTCTGCGGAACCTCGTG CGATTGATTGCCAACCGACCCTCCAAGGATGGTACGGCCGAGGGCGTGATTCAGGCGAAGAGCGAGGCGTTTGTCGATGACTATGCGTAG